The following proteins come from a genomic window of Fimbriimonadia bacterium:
- a CDS encoding aminotransferase class III-fold pyridoxal phosphate-dependent enzyme, with amino-acid sequence MKPEDPERLLADTREKYRRFVNPGLERLMSFAGFGLEWEAEGCYVTDAEGNRYLDCLGGYGVFSLGHRHPKVVEAVKKQLDRMPLSSKVFFSKPLADLAERLAAVVPGDLQYSFLCNSGTEAVEAAIKIARKATHKSKFVCTIGGFHGKSMGSLSASGREVFRAPFDPLVPGFVHVPFGDIDSMREAVDDETAGVIIEPIQGEGGIVIPPDGYLRQVAELCRARSALLIVDEVQTGLGRTGRMFGVEHEGVEPDLMTLAKSLGGGVIPAGATMGTPAVWEPAFAENPLIHSSTFGGNPLAAVAGLATLQVIEEEGLCERSAQMGERLLRGLRAVQADFPSHIAEVRGRGLMIGIVFSEDDVGELCVGQLTARGVICAYTLNNPRVIRMEPPLIITEDQCDFAVSAFGDAMSATSALLQELGG; translated from the coding sequence ATGAAGCCCGAGGATCCCGAACGACTGCTGGCCGATACTCGTGAAAAGTACCGCAGATTCGTAAATCCCGGCCTCGAGCGTCTCATGTCCTTCGCCGGCTTCGGACTAGAGTGGGAAGCCGAGGGCTGCTACGTGACGGATGCCGAGGGCAACCGCTATCTGGATTGCCTCGGTGGCTACGGCGTCTTCAGCCTAGGGCATCGGCACCCGAAGGTGGTCGAGGCGGTCAAAAAGCAGCTCGACCGCATGCCACTTTCCAGCAAGGTGTTCTTCAGCAAGCCTCTCGCCGACCTGGCGGAGAGGCTCGCTGCGGTGGTCCCCGGCGACCTGCAGTACAGCTTCCTGTGCAACTCGGGCACCGAGGCGGTCGAGGCGGCCATCAAGATCGCCCGGAAGGCCACGCACAAGAGCAAGTTCGTATGCACCATCGGCGGGTTTCACGGCAAGAGCATGGGATCGCTGTCGGCCTCTGGCCGCGAGGTGTTTCGCGCGCCCTTCGACCCGTTGGTGCCCGGCTTCGTGCACGTTCCGTTCGGAGATATCGATTCCATGCGCGAGGCGGTGGACGACGAGACGGCGGGCGTGATCATCGAGCCCATCCAAGGCGAAGGGGGTATCGTCATCCCGCCGGACGGCTACCTGAGGCAGGTGGCCGAGCTGTGCCGTGCGCGAAGTGCGCTGCTGATCGTGGACGAAGTGCAGACGGGGCTGGGCCGCACCGGTCGCATGTTCGGGGTGGAGCATGAAGGCGTGGAGCCCGACTTGATGACGCTGGCAAAGTCGCTAGGCGGTGGAGTGATCCCCGCAGGCGCGACGATGGGTACGCCCGCGGTGTGGGAGCCGGCCTTCGCCGAAAACCCTCTGATCCACTCCAGCACCTTTGGCGGCAACCCGCTGGCCGCGGTCGCGGGGCTGGCTACGCTGCAAGTGATCGAGGAAGAGGGTCTCTGCGAGCGATCGGCGCAGATGGGGGAGAGGCTGCTTCGCGGGTTACGTGCGGTGCAGGCCGACTTCCCGTCGCACATCGCGGAGGTGCGGGGCAGGGGGTTGATGATCGGTATCGTGTTCAGCGAGGACGATGTCGGCGAGTTGTGCGTCGGGCAGCTCACCGCGCGCGGCGTCATCTGTGCCTATACGCTGAACAATCCGCGCGTGATTCGCATGGAGCCCCCGCTGATCATCACCGAGGACCAGTGCGACTTCGCCGTGTCCGCCTTCGGCGATGCTATGTCCGCAACATCAGCTCTGTTACAGGAGCTGGGTGGATAA
- a CDS encoding matrixin family metalloprotease, protein MRALPILLCACAVGLVVSAFGSESPHRDRLDPQITRHYEAACMAFESGDTQRALAEIELVLVPRSTVYIAAPKRSELYRCAVQGLEVWREALGEDMPFRLTDDPKTADIRIEFRKQLASDTHHLCGHVEWKRKAVYSRTTHNTYLDATVLVATHTAKGEPHDAASLVHIVAHELGHILGLDDTSDPNDIMGPDLHGAASCRLSAGELAAITSLRALCRELKENAVRAQP, encoded by the coding sequence GTGAGAGCGCTGCCTATCTTGCTGTGTGCGTGCGCGGTGGGCCTCGTCGTCTCCGCCTTCGGGTCGGAGTCGCCGCATCGCGATAGGCTAGACCCGCAGATCACCCGACACTACGAAGCCGCGTGTATGGCCTTCGAGTCGGGCGATACGCAACGGGCTCTAGCCGAGATCGAGCTCGTGCTGGTGCCCCGCTCGACGGTATATATTGCTGCACCCAAGCGGTCCGAGTTGTATCGCTGCGCAGTACAAGGGCTCGAGGTATGGCGTGAGGCGCTCGGGGAAGACATGCCTTTCCGCCTGACGGACGACCCGAAGACCGCCGACATCCGCATCGAGTTTCGCAAGCAGTTGGCTAGCGACACCCACCACCTATGCGGTCACGTGGAGTGGAAGCGCAAGGCCGTGTACAGCAGAACCACGCACAACACGTACCTGGACGCGACGGTGCTGGTGGCAACGCACACTGCCAAGGGCGAACCGCACGATGCAGCGTCCCTGGTGCACATCGTCGCGCACGAGCTTGGCCACATCCTGGGGTTAGACGACACGAGCGACCCCAACGACATCATGGGGCCCGACCTGCACGGCGCGGCCTCTTGCCGTCTCAGCGCCGGCGAGCTGGCGGCTATCACGAGCCTCCGCGCCCTGTGCAGAGAGCTCAAGGAGAACGCCGTTCGCGCGCAGCCTTAA
- a CDS encoding fumarylacetoacetate hydrolase family protein has protein sequence MKMVSFVAKGRTRAGVLVEDLGLCLDIAAVLSATPDGTGSAAPRTMRALIEMGETGFRLAGRAERIARELSVSDPTNLASSSFLIGEVQFLPPVPDPSKVIAIGLNYRDHCEEQNVPLPEYPTVFAKFPSCLVGHGHPIVKPAETNSLDYEAELAFVVGRVAKDVPEEQALDCVFGYMCFNDVTARDIQKGEKQWVRGKSFDTFGPCGPYLVTADEVGEPQNLCVECRVNGEVRQKGNTRDMVFGVAHLLSRLSRSFTLLPGDIVTTGTPAGVGIYSNPPRLLQPGDEVEVTIERLGTLRNRVEEAES, from the coding sequence ATGAAGATGGTGTCCTTCGTGGCCAAGGGCCGCACCCGCGCTGGCGTCTTGGTTGAGGATCTCGGGCTGTGCCTCGACATCGCTGCGGTTCTGAGCGCTACGCCCGACGGCACCGGCAGCGCAGCACCCAGAACCATGCGTGCTCTCATCGAGATGGGGGAGACCGGGTTTCGCCTCGCGGGGCGAGCAGAGCGGATCGCTCGCGAGTTGTCAGTCTCCGACCCCACCAACCTTGCGAGTTCTTCGTTCCTTATCGGAGAGGTGCAGTTCCTTCCGCCGGTACCGGACCCATCCAAAGTGATCGCCATCGGACTGAACTATCGCGATCACTGCGAAGAGCAGAACGTGCCTCTACCCGAATACCCCACGGTGTTCGCAAAGTTCCCCAGCTGCCTGGTCGGGCATGGGCATCCCATCGTGAAGCCTGCCGAGACGAACAGCCTGGACTACGAGGCGGAGCTGGCCTTCGTAGTGGGGCGTGTGGCTAAGGACGTGCCCGAAGAACAGGCGCTGGACTGCGTGTTCGGTTATATGTGTTTCAACGACGTGACGGCGCGTGACATCCAGAAGGGAGAGAAGCAGTGGGTACGCGGAAAATCCTTCGACACCTTCGGCCCATGCGGACCCTATCTGGTGACGGCAGACGAGGTGGGTGAACCGCAGAACTTGTGTGTGGAGTGTCGAGTGAACGGAGAGGTGCGGCAGAAGGGCAACACGAGGGACATGGTGTTCGGTGTGGCGCACCTGCTGTCACGTCTGTCACGCAGTTTCACCCTGCTGCCGGGTGACATCGTGACCACCGGTACGCCTGCAGGGGTGGGTATCTACTCGAACCCCCCTCGCCTGCTGCAGCCAGGCGACGAGGTGGAGGTAACGATCGAGCGTCTTGGCACACTTCGCAATCGGGTGGAAGAAGCGGAGTCGTAG
- a CDS encoding SDR family oxidoreductase, protein MSEAGRVLITGCSSGFGLHSAMLFAGRGWRVWAGVRDPDRAHALRAVATEASAGSIEILTLDVAKHEQVTSAVAEMERVAGGVDVLVNNAGYGYFGFVEQADLDEVRANFETNVFGLLAVTQTVLPIMRRQGRGRIINLSSLVGRFAFPLSGPYCATKHAVEALSEALYHEVRGFGIHVSVIQPGMFLTDFQSRSLRVHPDTDNPASPYAAVREGTRRRRAKQAEAAGDPREVAEVIWKAATAPTPRFRYRVGADAEEYLSMRERMTDEEFFAEMETRHANPQ, encoded by the coding sequence GTGAGCGAGGCGGGACGAGTTCTGATTACCGGATGTTCGAGCGGTTTCGGGCTGCACTCGGCGATGCTCTTTGCGGGGCGCGGATGGCGGGTATGGGCCGGTGTGCGTGATCCCGATCGAGCCCACGCGCTGAGAGCCGTTGCCACGGAAGCCAGCGCCGGTTCGATCGAAATCCTGACCCTGGACGTTGCCAAGCATGAACAGGTGACGAGCGCAGTCGCCGAGATGGAACGTGTTGCCGGCGGTGTGGATGTCCTCGTGAACAACGCGGGCTACGGCTACTTCGGCTTCGTAGAGCAGGCCGACCTGGACGAGGTGCGCGCGAACTTCGAGACCAACGTGTTCGGGCTGCTCGCGGTCACACAGACCGTGCTGCCCATCATGCGCCGGCAGGGGCGCGGGCGGATTATCAATCTCTCGAGTCTCGTCGGACGATTCGCTTTTCCTCTCAGTGGACCTTACTGTGCGACGAAGCACGCAGTCGAGGCACTGTCAGAAGCGCTGTACCACGAGGTGCGCGGATTCGGCATCCATGTGAGCGTCATTCAGCCCGGGATGTTCCTCACGGACTTTCAGAGTCGCTCGCTCCGCGTGCATCCCGACACCGACAACCCAGCGTCGCCGTACGCAGCCGTTCGTGAGGGCACGAGGCGACGCAGAGCAAAACAGGCGGAGGCGGCGGGCGACCCGCGGGAGGTGGCGGAGGTCATCTGGAAGGCAGCCACGGCGCCAACTCCGAGGTTCCGGTACCGCGTAGGAGCCGACGCCGAAGAATATCTCTCGATGCGTGAGAGAATGACCGACGAGGAGTTCTTCGCAGAGATGGAGACGCGGCATGCGAACCCTCAGTAG
- a CDS encoding alpha/beta fold hydrolase → MMPVGKILSAALIIVGACGCASESGPMAPGSEQSGNTRSTTEPPKTVAVSFRTSDGLTICGDFADAKTDRGVVLLHQWNADASTWRPYLTAFVDKGISVLAIDARGYGRSEQQGNQRFAPTWDIGHDVAGAVELLQEKGCKRIGIAGSSYGANNALLYAAAHPEVLAVALLSPGENYHGLKIADAANQYKGKAFVLLSEGDRGVGRALDILRSGLGDRLTSILLKGDAHGTRMLEKEPDLVKQLVQFFHDALKAEPAAPQAP, encoded by the coding sequence ATGATGCCCGTTGGCAAAATCTTGTCGGCAGCGCTGATCATCGTCGGTGCATGCGGCTGCGCGTCTGAGAGTGGCCCCATGGCGCCCGGGAGCGAGCAGTCCGGCAACACCAGGTCCACCACGGAGCCGCCGAAGACGGTCGCGGTGTCGTTCCGCACCTCGGACGGCCTAACGATCTGCGGCGACTTCGCCGACGCGAAGACGGATAGAGGCGTCGTCCTGTTGCACCAGTGGAACGCCGATGCGAGCACTTGGCGGCCATACCTGACCGCCTTCGTGGACAAGGGGATCAGTGTGTTGGCGATCGACGCCCGCGGCTACGGCAGGTCGGAACAGCAGGGCAACCAGCGGTTCGCACCGACATGGGACATCGGGCATGACGTTGCCGGCGCAGTCGAGCTGCTTCAAGAGAAGGGCTGCAAGCGGATCGGCATCGCAGGTTCCAGCTACGGCGCCAACAACGCTTTGCTCTACGCCGCCGCTCACCCGGAGGTTTTGGCCGTGGCGCTCCTCTCACCCGGCGAGAACTACCACGGACTGAAGATCGCAGACGCAGCGAATCAGTATAAGGGGAAGGCCTTCGTGCTTCTCAGCGAAGGGGATAGGGGAGTCGGTAGAGCGCTCGACATTCTGCGGAGTGGACTAGGCGACCGGCTGACATCGATCCTGCTCAAGGGGGACGCGCACGGCACGCGTATGCTCGAGAAGGAACCGGACTTGGTGAAGCAACTCGTTCAGTTCTTCCACGACGCGCTCAAGGCAGAACCGGCTGCCCCGCAGGCCCCTTAG